A portion of the Algisphaera agarilytica genome contains these proteins:
- a CDS encoding UvrD-helicase domain-containing protein translates to MSADFKPMDDAQLLIRASAGAGKTYRLTQHYLNLLRHGAPVESILATTFTRKAAGEILGRLVRTLCDEAEAGRAAAPPLKSSEQLLDEVTRNLHRMGVATIDGFFHRLGNGFRFELDLPMEPRLIEEGSPEAAALRGEAIEAVLAEAAADDVAFGAMLGLLRRLHHDSAARSVTRAIDDIVVKHAEVFREAPWEEAWTTLKPEGLMDGPAIERTLERWLALQDLMPTTKTGKPRSLWVKSWERVAPLVRGEDWDGLIASGLLAKVFVGETMFDRTPIDDEWLVLSECWCAHVRGVLLDRIARQTAATHELMRRFSVVYEQLRAQRGVMLYSDMAHRLAGGPFAGRQVSDEQALAEIYFRLDAAVTHLLLDEFQDTSLDQWNVLSPFVDEIGATGDGTRSLFVVGDTKQAIYGWRGGCVELFDSVEHHAPLIERESLAKSYRSSQVVLDAVNRVFDDLASCATLQSEKHPEDADAAAMWSAGFDTHVAEHTELSGYVSFESSPPSEENTSSDPEGDDLDDGSLSPDSHEAFVAQRIGELHRKLNAGSGPRRTIGVLTRGNKMVHRLLYELRRAGLPASGEGGNPIGDTPAVAAVLSAVRLSDHPGDTVAAFHTLNSPMAEVVGMTSRRDAERVAHQMRAAVLRDGWAATVANWVAALAPSCDAAGLAKLTKLAELTERFESANASSSQALRGSVFADYIEGAKVEEPSGSPIRVMTIHRSKGLEFDAVVLPELDGRFNNNFEVLIDRPDPTGPVEGVFRGVKEANRTIDPALVRAYTRQRARQRQEDFCTLYVAMTRAKRSLHLIAKSGLKADGKRRSIGLCFAGILRDTLGDPDDGPMSWGDAEWMGPASPQVDPVVEPYEPAQTPKVLSARLSHQGPAKRMRMTVSPSQLHGRGKVSARDLLDFDSRHARQHGTEIHNLLERIDYLDGQSPPDESSPALRSIFAHDAVRQAFTRRFGDHEQLWAERTFVVPDGPRLLKGTFDRVVFAVDEQGNATAAHLIDFKTDRVAADSEALQQRVASYRPQLEAYRRALSVLLKLDAQAITAELLFTTPGVSVAL, encoded by the coding sequence CACCCGCAAGGCGGCAGGCGAGATCCTGGGACGCTTGGTGCGGACGCTGTGTGACGAGGCGGAGGCGGGCAGGGCGGCCGCGCCGCCACTTAAATCTTCGGAGCAGCTACTGGACGAGGTCACGCGCAACCTGCACCGCATGGGCGTCGCCACCATTGATGGTTTTTTCCATCGTCTGGGTAATGGCTTCCGTTTTGAGCTGGACCTGCCGATGGAGCCCCGGCTGATCGAGGAGGGCAGCCCCGAGGCGGCGGCGCTGCGGGGCGAAGCGATCGAGGCGGTGTTGGCCGAGGCGGCGGCGGACGACGTCGCGTTCGGGGCAATGCTCGGGTTGCTGCGTCGGCTGCACCACGACTCGGCGGCCCGAAGCGTGACACGGGCGATCGACGACATCGTGGTGAAACACGCCGAGGTCTTCCGCGAAGCGCCGTGGGAGGAAGCCTGGACCACGCTCAAGCCCGAGGGGTTGATGGATGGCCCCGCGATCGAGCGGACCCTGGAGCGGTGGCTCGCGTTGCAGGACTTGATGCCGACCACCAAAACCGGCAAGCCGCGCAGCCTGTGGGTCAAGAGCTGGGAGCGGGTGGCCCCGTTGGTGCGGGGGGAAGACTGGGACGGCCTGATCGCTTCGGGCCTGCTTGCCAAGGTCTTCGTGGGTGAAACCATGTTCGACCGCACCCCGATCGACGACGAATGGCTCGTGCTCAGCGAGTGCTGGTGCGCCCACGTCCGCGGCGTGCTGCTCGATCGCATCGCCCGGCAAACCGCGGCGACGCATGAACTCATGCGCCGGTTCTCTGTGGTCTACGAACAACTCCGGGCCCAGCGTGGCGTGATGCTCTACAGCGACATGGCCCATCGTCTTGCGGGTGGGCCGTTCGCGGGGCGGCAGGTCAGCGACGAGCAGGCGCTCGCCGAGATCTACTTCCGCCTAGACGCGGCGGTCACGCACCTCTTGCTCGACGAGTTCCAGGACACGAGCCTGGACCAGTGGAACGTGCTGTCGCCCTTCGTAGACGAGATCGGCGCGACCGGCGACGGGACGCGCAGCCTCTTCGTCGTCGGCGACACCAAGCAGGCGATCTACGGCTGGCGCGGCGGGTGCGTCGAGCTCTTCGACAGCGTCGAACACCACGCCCCGCTCATCGAGCGTGAATCGCTGGCGAAAAGCTATCGCTCGTCGCAGGTCGTGCTTGATGCGGTCAACCGGGTGTTCGATGACCTGGCGTCCTGCGCCACGCTGCAAAGCGAAAAGCACCCCGAAGACGCGGACGCCGCCGCGATGTGGTCGGCGGGGTTCGACACCCACGTTGCCGAACACACCGAACTTTCGGGTTACGTCAGCTTCGAGTCGTCGCCACCGAGCGAGGAGAACACGTCGAGCGATCCCGAGGGGGACGATTTGGACGACGGGTCGCTATCGCCTGATTCGCACGAAGCCTTCGTGGCCCAGCGCATCGGCGAATTGCACCGAAAGCTCAACGCCGGCTCGGGCCCGCGGCGGACCATCGGCGTCCTGACGCGCGGGAACAAGATGGTGCACCGACTGCTGTACGAGCTCCGCCGTGCGGGACTGCCCGCCAGCGGCGAGGGCGGCAACCCCATCGGCGACACGCCGGCCGTCGCAGCGGTGCTCTCAGCGGTACGTCTTAGCGATCACCCGGGCGACACCGTCGCGGCGTTCCACACGCTCAATTCGCCGATGGCGGAGGTGGTTGGCATGACGAGTCGGCGTGACGCCGAGCGTGTCGCACACCAAATGCGCGCCGCGGTGTTGCGCGACGGCTGGGCGGCGACGGTGGCGAACTGGGTTGCGGCGCTCGCGCCCTCGTGTGACGCGGCGGGGTTGGCGAAGCTGACCAAGCTCGCCGAGTTGACCGAGCGTTTCGAGTCGGCCAACGCGTCGTCTTCGCAGGCCCTGCGCGGCAGTGTTTTTGCCGACTACATCGAAGGCGCGAAGGTCGAGGAACCCAGCGGCTCGCCGATCCGCGTCATGACCATCCACCGCAGCAAGGGCCTGGAGTTCGACGCGGTGGTGCTGCCCGAACTCGACGGCCGATTCAACAACAACTTCGAGGTCCTGATCGACCGCCCCGACCCCACCGGCCCGGTCGAGGGTGTGTTCCGTGGCGTGAAAGAGGCCAATCGAACCATCGACCCCGCGCTCGTCCGCGCCTACACCCGCCAACGCGCCCGCCAACGGCAGGAAGACTTCTGCACGCTCTACGTCGCCATGACCCGGGCCAAACGCAGCCTGCACCTGATCGCCAAGTCCGGGCTCAAGGCCGACGGCAAACGCCGAAGCATCGGTCTCTGTTTCGCGGGCATCCTGCGGGACACGCTGGGCGATCCGGATGACGGGCCGATGTCCTGGGGCGACGCCGAGTGGATGGGACCCGCTTCGCCGCAAGTCGATCCGGTGGTTGAGCCTTACGAACCCGCTCAGACTCCGAAGGTGTTGTCTGCCCGCCTGTCTCACCAAGGGCCCGCCAAGCGGATGCGCATGACCGTCTCGCCCTCCCAGCTCCACGGCCGCGGCAAGGTGTCCGCTCGTGACCTGCTGGATTTTGATTCCCGACACGCTCGTCAGCACGGCACCGAAATCCACAACCTGCTCGAACGCATCGATTACCTCGACGGCCAATCGCCGCCGGACGAATCGTCCCCGGCGTTGCGTTCGATCTTTGCTCACGACGCGGTACGTCAAGCGTTTACCCGGCGGTTCGGCGACCACGAACAGCTCTGGGCGGAGCGTACGTTTGTCGTGCCCGATGGCCCGCGCCTGCTTAAGGGCACATTTGACCGTGTGGTCTTTGCCGTCGATGAGCAAGGCAACGCGACGGCCGCTCACCTCATCGACTTC